The proteins below come from a single Triticum aestivum cultivar Chinese Spring chromosome 5D, IWGSC CS RefSeq v2.1, whole genome shotgun sequence genomic window:
- the LOC123126100 gene encoding uncharacterized acetyltransferase At3g50280-like produces MGDVRILSRRMVRPEPTSLRPLEPETIHLTPWDLKNITVEHIQKGILLPKPPTTGGHVDVERLASSFAGAIGRFYPYAGRLVVAVAPQSQSLIISLRCSGEGAEFIHAMAPAVTIADVTASPVVPRVVSSFFPLDRLLGVDAAAGSRPVLAAQVTELADGVFIAVSMNHGIADGTTFWQLFNTWSELSRAGAGDNVINSMPLPVFDRSFLGSCCAVPIPLPFGKLGDVVGQRVHLFPPVQECFIHFSAASVKELKAKANAEMSGSGTGSTISSLQALLAHLWRAVCRARQLSPDQETAYIVLVGFRGRVGGIPASYAGNAVGNATAKSTAGDIVGKGLGWAAWLLNRAVASCDEASTRDKLASWPQEPSFNCLPGFVAAVPTGTFTGSSPRFDVYGNDFGWGAPVAVRSGSGNKVDGKVTVYAGRAGGGSMALEVCLAPEALARLVADGEFMSATSTVE; encoded by the coding sequence ATGGGCGATGTACGAATCCTGTCTCGGCGCATGGTACGGCCGGAGCCAACATCCTTGCGGCCGCTGGAGCCGGAGACCATCCACCTGACTCCATGGGATCTCAAGAATATCACCGTGGAGCACATCCAGAAGGGCATCCTCCTGCCCAAGCCTCCCACCACCGGAGGACACGTCGACGTCGAGCGTCTCGCTTCTTCCTTTGCGGGCGCCATTGGCCGCTTCTACCCTTATGCCGGacgcctcgtcgtcgccgtcgcgcCTCAGAGCCAGAGCCTCATCATTTCGCTCCGCTGCAGCGGCGAGGGCGCCGAGTTCATCCACGCCATGGCACCGGCCGTCACCATCGCCGACGTCACCGCCTCGCCCGTCGTTCCGCGGGTGGTCTCGTCCTTCTTCCCACTCGACAGGCTACTCGGTGTGGACGCCGCTGCGGGCTCGCGCCCGGTCCTGGCGGCGCAGGTCACGGAGCTCGCCGACGGCGTCTTCATCGCCGTGTCGATGAACCACGGCATCGCCGACGGGACAACATTCTGGCAGTTGTTCAACACCTGGTCGGAGCTAAGCCGTGCCGGCGCCGGCGACAATGTCATAAACTCCATGCCGTTGCCGGTCTTCGACAGGAGTTTCCTTGGCAGCTGCTGCGCCGTGCCCATCCCTCTACCCTTCGGGAAACTGGGTGACGTCGTCGGCCAGCGTGTACACTTGTTCCCGCCGGTGCAAGAATGCTTCATCCATTTCTCTGCAGCGAGCGTAAAGGAGCTCAAGGCGAAGGCGAACGCTGAGATGTCCGGCTCCGGCACCGGTAGCACCATCTCCTCGCTGCAGGCCCTCCTCGCGCACCTGTGGCGCGCCGTTTGCCGAGCCCGGCAGCTCTCGCCGGACCAGGAAACAGCGTACATTGTGCTAGTGGGATTCCGTGGACGCGTTGGTGGCATACCGGCATCTTACGCGGGCAATGCTGTGGGGAACGCCACTGCCAAGTCCACCGCCGGCGACATCGTGGGCAAGGGCCTGGGCTGGGCGGCATGGCTCCTGAACCGTGCCGTGGCGTCGTGCGACGAAGCCAGCactagggacaagctcgcgtcCTGGCCCCAGGAGCCTAGCTTCAATTGCCTGCCCGGGTTCGTGGCCGCCGTTCCCACGGGAACGTTCACAGGGAGCTCGCCCAGGTTCGACGTGTACGGGAACGACTTCGGGTGGGGCGCGCCGGTTGCCGTCCGGAGCGGCTCGGGGAACAAGGTGGATGGGAAGGTGACTGTGTATGCAGGCCGAGCCGGCGGAGGGAGCATGGCGCTGGAGGTGTGCCTCGCTCCAGAGGCGCTCGCTAGGCTCGTTGCCGATGGGGAGTTCATGAGCGCCACCAGTACCGTTGAATAA